From one Fibrobacter sp. UWP2 genomic stretch:
- a CDS encoding peptide chain release factor-like protein produces the protein MHRDTYLRMSLDELLSACNAKGFQGSGPGGQHRNKTNTGVWLTLREYNLEIKSCEGRSAKENKTHALHRMQMALALKVRETPPANEIPFPGSNGHIQPSNALFPLFVAHVFDIMATKGGDTKAAAQSFGLSPSALVKILRQDKACAEKLQGQRVAGGKNRLKL, from the coding sequence ATGCATCGCGATACCTATTTAAGAATGTCTCTAGATGAACTGCTCTCCGCTTGCAATGCCAAGGGATTCCAGGGCAGCGGCCCCGGCGGTCAACACCGCAACAAGACCAACACCGGAGTGTGGCTCACCTTACGGGAATACAATTTAGAAATCAAATCGTGCGAAGGCAGGAGCGCCAAAGAAAATAAGACCCATGCGCTGCACCGCATGCAGATGGCCCTCGCCCTCAAGGTGCGCGAAACGCCTCCCGCAAACGAGATCCCCTTCCCCGGGAGCAACGGGCACATCCAGCCGAGCAACGCCCTCTTTCCGCTTTTTGTGGCACACGTATTCGACATCATGGCAACAAAGGGCGGCGATACTAAGGCAGCCGCGCAGTCGTTCGGGCTCAGCCCCAGCGCCCTCGTCAAAATATTGCGCCAAGACAAGGCCTGTGCCGAGAAGCTGCAGGGGCAGCGCGTCGCCGGCGGAAAGAACCGCTTAAAACTTTAA
- a CDS encoding lamin tail domain-containing protein, with protein sequence MSPYRKTHWLPAAALSLCALTAIHCGGESSNEPGNSEISGDLSNVSLQISYRITPLIDSLVVDCHGADTLHYVADPASPYLEMDLFPHEHWTFKAKLYANGELMQTGELSAALKAGETADLQIQMHAIKGFVYIEIPLGFGNPTGIASGELSLDDGKKKFTYPMEIAGSTAVLKSGMLPLNSDYALDLKLLDSSGAAIYQASDSIHLDEASPVPELKIHSLRAKLSIGFALGKEVGMEFTLALPANRRTPKYGDVVISEVFAAPIANDSCQYEFIEVYNGSLDTLDLKNCTLGTTSIASKAWGITLPQILPGEIVVFGDSSFKTPEKYRLTEKWGSLGNSKGSVVIQCNGSILDSLYYSSDADSLGNTFVPALGSSKYGSSAQLNMEQWENRNNSDSWCLGTPNPGALDFCE encoded by the coding sequence ATGAGTCCTTACCGTAAAACACACTGGCTGCCCGCAGCAGCCCTCTCTCTTTGCGCCCTCACCGCCATCCACTGCGGAGGCGAAAGTTCCAACGAACCCGGCAACAGCGAAATCAGCGGCGATTTATCGAATGTCTCGCTCCAAATAAGCTACCGAATCACGCCGCTCATTGACAGCCTTGTCGTGGACTGCCACGGCGCCGATACGCTCCACTATGTGGCGGACCCTGCAAGCCCTTACCTCGAAATGGACCTGTTCCCGCATGAACACTGGACGTTCAAGGCAAAGCTCTACGCCAATGGGGAACTCATGCAGACGGGCGAACTCTCCGCCGCGCTCAAGGCGGGCGAAACCGCAGATCTCCAAATCCAGATGCACGCCATCAAAGGTTTCGTCTACATCGAGATTCCGCTCGGGTTCGGCAACCCGACAGGCATCGCCTCGGGCGAGCTTTCGCTAGACGACGGCAAAAAGAAGTTCACCTACCCCATGGAGATCGCCGGGTCCACCGCCGTTTTAAAGAGCGGCATGCTCCCGCTCAACAGTGATTACGCTTTGGACTTGAAGCTACTAGACAGCAGCGGAGCCGCCATCTACCAGGCTTCCGATTCCATCCACCTCGACGAAGCTAGCCCTGTGCCCGAATTAAAGATCCATTCCCTGCGGGCAAAGCTCAGCATCGGCTTTGCGCTAGGAAAGGAAGTCGGCATGGAGTTCACGCTTGCCCTCCCCGCCAACAGGCGCACCCCCAAGTACGGCGACGTCGTCATCAGCGAAGTCTTTGCCGCGCCCATCGCAAACGATTCCTGCCAGTACGAATTCATCGAAGTCTACAACGGAAGTTTAGACACGCTCGACCTCAAGAACTGCACTCTTGGCACCACTTCCATCGCATCCAAGGCATGGGGCATCACCCTCCCGCAAATCCTGCCGGGCGAGATCGTTGTCTTTGGCGACTCCTCGTTCAAGACTCCCGAAAAATACAGACTCACCGAAAAATGGGGCAGTCTTGGCAATTCCAAAGGATCCGTCGTCATCCAGTGCAACGGCTCCATACTGGACTCGCTGTACTATTCCAGCGACGCCGACTCCCTGGGGAACACCTTCGTCCCCGCCTTGGGGTCGAGCAAGTACGGGTCAAGCGCGCAGCTCAATATGGAACAATGGGAAAACCGCAACAATTCCGACAGCTGGTGCCTGGGTACGCCAAACCCGGGGGCGCTTGATTTTTGTGAATAA
- the typA gene encoding translational GTPase TypA yields MDQSKIRNVAIIAHVDHGKTTLVNQLLKQCGTFHEGEEVTDRVMDSDNLERERGITILSKNTSVMYKGYRVNIVDTPGHADFGGQVERVLGTVDGVLLVVDAFEGPMAQTRFVTQKALELGLTPIVVVNKIDRDGCNPHGALDKVFDLFCELDANEQQLDFAYVYGSGRKGLCKAEMEDPDGDYSILMDKIIERIPAPKGDPAAEPLLQITSLEYSSFLGRLAVGRVQEGTFKPNQVYAQSFLDGSVKSIRPQKILRYEGLTPKPVEEAGPGDIILIAGLDKFDIGDTLSAQSNPKHLPRIHIDPPTISMLFTVNTSPLAGKYGGKFMTGNQLQERLERASMADPALIVEKAEGASTFKVSGRGILHLTILVENMRRELYEFTIGSPQVIFHTDDNGKVLEPVEDFKVEVPNEFSGACIQEVQQRKGEMVNMETDDNDRVTLEFVVPSRGLIGIRPKLLSLSKGYAVTQSLFKEYQPYKGEIPARVNGVLIAKEPGEAASYALSKLEDRGYLIIGPGAEVYPGMIVGEHNRDVDIIVNVTKGKHLTNMRSKSADDMIQLTPYRRLTLEECVTFINEDECIEVTPEVLRLRKTELDPIKRKQMSKKPAEEDD; encoded by the coding sequence ATGGATCAATCAAAAATCAGGAACGTCGCCATCATCGCCCACGTTGACCATGGTAAAACCACTCTGGTGAACCAGCTTCTTAAACAGTGCGGAACCTTCCACGAAGGTGAAGAAGTCACCGACCGCGTGATGGACAGCGATAATTTGGAACGCGAACGCGGCATCACCATTCTTTCGAAGAACACCAGCGTGATGTATAAGGGCTACCGCGTGAACATTGTCGACACCCCGGGGCACGCCGACTTCGGTGGCCAGGTGGAACGCGTTCTCGGTACGGTGGACGGCGTTCTGCTGGTTGTGGACGCCTTTGAAGGCCCCATGGCCCAGACCCGCTTTGTGACCCAGAAGGCTTTGGAACTCGGCCTCACCCCGATTGTGGTGGTGAACAAGATTGACCGCGACGGCTGCAACCCGCACGGAGCCCTCGACAAGGTGTTCGACCTCTTCTGCGAACTCGATGCCAACGAACAGCAGCTCGACTTCGCCTACGTTTACGGTAGCGGCCGCAAGGGTCTCTGCAAGGCCGAGATGGAAGACCCGGATGGCGACTACAGCATTTTGATGGACAAGATCATCGAACGCATCCCAGCCCCGAAGGGCGACCCCGCCGCCGAACCGCTTCTGCAGATTACCTCCCTCGAATACTCCAGCTTCCTTGGCCGTTTGGCCGTGGGCCGCGTGCAAGAGGGTACTTTCAAGCCGAATCAGGTTTACGCCCAGAGCTTCTTGGACGGCTCCGTCAAGAGCATCCGCCCGCAAAAGATCCTCCGCTACGAAGGCCTTACCCCGAAGCCGGTCGAAGAGGCGGGTCCGGGCGACATCATCCTCATCGCGGGTCTCGACAAGTTCGACATCGGCGATACGCTGAGCGCCCAGAGCAACCCCAAGCATTTGCCGCGCATCCACATTGACCCGCCGACCATCTCGATGCTCTTCACCGTGAACACCTCGCCCCTGGCCGGCAAGTACGGCGGAAAGTTCATGACCGGCAACCAGCTTCAGGAACGCCTGGAACGCGCCAGCATGGCCGACCCCGCCCTCATTGTCGAAAAGGCCGAAGGCGCTTCGACATTCAAGGTGAGCGGCCGCGGCATTTTGCACTTGACCATCCTCGTCGAGAACATGCGCCGCGAGCTTTACGAATTCACCATCGGCAGCCCGCAGGTGATTTTCCACACCGATGACAACGGCAAGGTGCTTGAACCAGTCGAAGACTTCAAGGTCGAAGTCCCGAACGAGTTCAGCGGCGCTTGCATCCAGGAAGTCCAGCAGCGCAAGGGCGAAATGGTGAACATGGAAACCGACGACAACGACCGCGTGACCCTTGAATTCGTGGTCCCGAGCCGTGGCCTCATCGGCATCCGTCCTAAGCTGCTCTCGCTCTCCAAGGGTTATGCCGTGACGCAGTCCCTGTTCAAGGAATACCAGCCGTACAAAGGCGAAATCCCCGCCCGCGTGAACGGCGTGCTCATTGCCAAGGAACCCGGCGAAGCCGCCAGCTACGCCCTCTCCAAGCTCGAAGACCGCGGCTACCTCATCATTGGACCGGGTGCAGAAGTTTATCCGGGCATGATTGTGGGTGAACACAACCGCGACGTGGACATCATCGTAAACGTCACCAAGGGCAAGCACCTCACCAACATGCGTTCCAAGTCCGCCGACGACATGATCCAGCTGACACCTTACCGCAGGCTCACCCTGGAAGAATGCGTCACCTTCATCAACGAAGACGAATGCATCGAAGTCACTCCGGAAGTGCTCCGTCTCCGCAAGACCGAGCTCGACCCGATCAAGAGAAAGCAGATGTCCAAGAAGCCGGCCGAAGAAGATGATTAG
- a CDS encoding DUF1015 family protein, whose product MKILENIPKRRQQPKYKRLSRIYYNRMFPRNQDAMKVAWSVFIGVFIGVWPTIGFAIILTVAICALFRLPKVPGVIADFVANPVTQFGLFYPGGYLIGCKIVNPAPITFDFLGEFERMSIRNCAVILKNLWVNAADHLLAFMVGITIMAAVVGFLFFFAAYFIVSRRKKKWIAGKTSYIHNLIAEDEIIIKESRNKGKPMMHIYPFKALRPVNPAEAKDISALPYDVMNRAEAKEMAKGLPHSYLRVTRAEIELPDSVDAYDPKVYAHARENLDKMIADGVIAHDKKDCLYVYRQTMNGREQYGLVCCVPAADYFNGIIKKHELTRADKEEDRLRHVLDTNANTGPVFLTYRDNGQFDLFGAVTKRKPVYDFVSDGDGFGHTVWIIDDDAEIAAIRKSFEEIPVSYIADGHHRSAAGARAASYRAEQNPKNTGEEEYNRYLAILFPSTQLKILDYNRVLKDLNGRTPEQLMEDLKQVFDIEPLAEMQHPAKQNQVNMYLQGKWYACTFKSQFLKNLGPVDSLDVALLQKLVLKPIFDIDDPRTSKRIDFVGGIRGLGELVKRVDSGECACAFAMYPTTLDQLMNIADAGEIMPPKSTWFEPKLRDGLLVHTLD is encoded by the coding sequence ATGAAGATTTTAGAGAATATACCGAAGAGACGCCAGCAGCCCAAGTACAAGCGCCTCAGTCGCATTTACTATAATCGCATGTTCCCGCGTAACCAGGACGCTATGAAGGTGGCTTGGTCTGTATTTATCGGTGTCTTTATTGGTGTTTGGCCAACGATCGGCTTTGCCATTATTTTGACGGTCGCCATTTGTGCGCTTTTCCGCTTGCCCAAGGTCCCCGGCGTCATTGCCGATTTTGTCGCGAATCCCGTGACGCAGTTTGGGTTATTTTACCCGGGCGGATATCTCATCGGTTGCAAAATCGTAAACCCGGCCCCCATTACCTTCGACTTTTTGGGTGAATTCGAACGCATGTCCATTAGGAACTGCGCCGTGATTCTCAAGAACCTTTGGGTGAACGCCGCTGACCATTTGCTCGCCTTTATGGTGGGCATCACCATCATGGCCGCCGTCGTTGGATTTTTATTCTTCTTTGCCGCCTATTTTATTGTGAGCCGCCGCAAAAAGAAGTGGATTGCGGGCAAGACAAGCTATATCCATAACTTGATTGCCGAAGACGAAATTATTATTAAGGAATCTCGTAACAAAGGAAAACCTATGATGCACATCTACCCGTTCAAGGCGCTTCGCCCGGTGAACCCGGCCGAGGCCAAGGACATTTCTGCCCTCCCGTACGACGTGATGAACCGCGCCGAGGCCAAGGAGATGGCCAAGGGGCTGCCGCACTCTTACCTGCGCGTGACCCGTGCCGAAATCGAGCTCCCGGATAGCGTGGACGCCTACGACCCGAAGGTCTACGCCCATGCCCGCGAAAACCTCGACAAGATGATTGCCGACGGCGTGATTGCTCACGACAAGAAGGATTGCCTGTACGTGTATCGCCAGACGATGAACGGCCGCGAACAGTACGGCCTGGTGTGCTGCGTGCCCGCCGCCGACTACTTCAACGGCATCATCAAGAAGCACGAGCTTACCCGTGCCGACAAGGAAGAAGACCGTTTGCGCCATGTGCTCGACACAAACGCCAACACGGGTCCGGTGTTCCTCACTTATCGCGACAACGGCCAGTTCGACCTGTTCGGTGCTGTTACCAAGCGCAAGCCTGTTTACGACTTCGTGAGCGACGGTGACGGCTTTGGCCATACGGTCTGGATTATCGATGACGATGCCGAGATTGCCGCCATCCGCAAGAGCTTCGAGGAGATTCCGGTGAGCTACATTGCCGACGGTCACCACCGCAGTGCTGCCGGAGCTCGCGCTGCAAGCTACCGCGCGGAACAGAACCCGAAGAACACGGGCGAGGAAGAATACAACCGCTACCTGGCCATCCTGTTCCCGAGCACGCAGCTCAAGATTCTGGACTACAACCGCGTGTTGAAGGACCTGAACGGCCGTACGCCGGAGCAGCTCATGGAAGACCTGAAGCAGGTGTTCGATATCGAGCCGCTCGCCGAGATGCAGCACCCGGCAAAGCAAAACCAGGTGAATATGTACCTGCAGGGCAAGTGGTACGCCTGCACGTTCAAGAGCCAGTTCCTCAAGAATCTGGGCCCGGTCGACAGCCTCGACGTAGCTCTTCTCCAGAAGCTCGTTCTCAAGCCGATTTTCGACATTGACGACCCGCGCACTTCGAAGCGTATTGACTTTGTGGGCGGCATTCGCGGTTTGGGTGAGCTCGTGAAGCGCGTCGACAGCGGTGAATGCGCCTGCGCGTTCGCGATGTACCCGACTACGCTCGACCAGCTCATGAATATCGCCGACGCCGGCGAGATCATGCCCCCCAAGAGCACGTGGTTCGAGCCGAAGCTCCGTGACGGCCTTCTGGTCCACACGCTCGACTAG
- the greA gene encoding transcription elongation factor GreA yields MKHLISKEGFEKFKAEWEHLKYVERPEMINQVQAAAAEGDRSENAAYTYGRMRVREIDRRLRELDRILDGAQIIENKVPEDGSIRFGATIKLLDKKTKRQKTYSIVGEKEIDPLQGRISMKSPIGEALMGKKKGDVVQVDAPRGKITYEILEVTY; encoded by the coding sequence ATGAAGCATTTGATTTCTAAGGAAGGCTTTGAAAAATTCAAGGCCGAGTGGGAACACCTCAAGTACGTGGAGCGCCCGGAGATGATCAACCAGGTGCAGGCCGCCGCCGCCGAGGGCGACCGGAGCGAGAACGCCGCCTACACGTACGGCCGCATGCGTGTCCGTGAAATCGACCGCCGTCTGCGCGAACTGGACCGCATTTTAGACGGTGCGCAGATCATCGAGAACAAGGTCCCCGAAGACGGCTCCATCCGCTTTGGCGCAACCATCAAACTCCTTGACAAAAAGACCAAGCGTCAAAAGACCTACAGCATTGTAGGCGAAAAGGAAATCGACCCGCTGCAAGGCCGCATCAGCATGAAATCCCCCATCGGCGAAGCCCTCATGGGCAAAAAGAAGGGGGATGTCGTTCAGGTGGACGCCCCCCGTGGAAAAATCACCTATGAGATATTAGAGGTTACTTACTAA
- a CDS encoding TatD family hydrolase codes for MKLVIMFIDTHCHIDSYERHSGETFDALLARLRSAGQAQSKEHSGETAQALPEAFVHVACAPEDFDYARAISEKYENVYTAYGIHPEYVETETPTDEARMLEFLKHPKCVACGEFGLDYHYGAGTKAAQVKLFERHLEFGIGSGKPLVLHLREADEDALAVLRAASLHNTKVHVHCFTGSPEFVESLLALDAQIFVGFTGIITFKNAQNVRDAAALVPDNRLLLETDAPYMAPVPYRGKPCHSGLIPFIAAQLAQIKQMPVEKLYRLCRENTRDCYGI; via the coding sequence GTGAAACTTGTCATTATGTTCATCGACACGCACTGCCACATTGATTCGTACGAACGCCACTCCGGCGAAACGTTTGACGCGCTCCTCGCCCGCCTCCGCTCGGCTGGACAGGCCCAAAGCAAGGAACATTCTGGCGAAACAGCGCAAGCCCTCCCCGAGGCATTTGTCCATGTAGCCTGTGCCCCCGAGGACTTTGACTATGCCCGAGCCATCAGCGAAAAATACGAGAACGTCTACACTGCCTACGGCATCCATCCCGAATACGTAGAAACGGAGACTCCCACCGACGAAGCGCGCATGCTCGAATTCCTCAAGCACCCCAAATGTGTCGCCTGCGGCGAGTTCGGGCTCGACTACCATTATGGCGCCGGGACCAAGGCCGCCCAGGTCAAGCTCTTTGAACGCCACCTGGAATTCGGCATCGGGTCGGGCAAGCCCCTCGTGCTGCACCTCCGCGAAGCCGACGAAGACGCCCTCGCCGTCCTGCGTGCCGCAAGCCTGCACAACACCAAGGTCCACGTGCACTGCTTTACCGGCTCGCCCGAATTCGTCGAGAGCCTCCTCGCCCTCGACGCCCAGATCTTTGTGGGCTTCACGGGAATTATCACATTCAAGAACGCGCAAAACGTACGCGACGCCGCAGCGCTCGTCCCCGACAACCGCTTGCTGCTCGAGACCGACGCCCCGTACATGGCTCCCGTCCCCTACCGCGGTAAGCCTTGCCACTCAGGACTCATCCCCTTCATCGCCGCGCAACTCGCCCAAATAAAACAAATGCCCGTAGAGAAACTCTACAGGCTATGTCGTGAAAACACCAGGGACTGCTACGGGATTTAA